One genomic window of Syngnathoides biaculeatus isolate LvHL_M chromosome 13, ASM1980259v1, whole genome shotgun sequence includes the following:
- the LOC133510881 gene encoding double-stranded RNA-specific editase B2-like, with product MGHPMWKRAAWLLSRKKNSVVRLNELRPGLRYDTVSQTGPPHAPVFAVAVDVNDLHFEGRGNTKKQAKMRAAELALKSFVQFPEAGLEGVGTVEDDFTNDHLDQSEMFCAGHTEGEKWTCVLKKELLSWSRSPCSPGGAISTWLLRRLGPVGVLGELRPGLRYFCLTERLHGRPDRRFIAAVRVEGRIFEGCGPSKRAAEARAAAAVLSSLYDIGVGPERKVMALQGDKQQLPQFFAESIVHLVRQKYEQLMDQTPHNMAAFIMTRGFEANTAEVVSMATGTKCLDWDGGCHDDSVLRDCHAEVVCRRALLRFLYTQMEMLRCPPDETVASSESIFEPATGRRGVFRLRDHIGFHMFVTSSPCGDARLNCPYENYASPPMMMHELRCGLRTKVGGGQGSLPITARPANQKTAGVSSSKPQVSMSCTDKIAKWCAVGLQGALLSHLIEPVYLYSLTVATLSHTGHLQRVLTRRLAPNKRHAAPYRRKLPLLACLSMKECHAGGNPSRVSINWSSGESDTEELSTSSGLCSPCGTPSRLSGRRFFAHWQRLHRRFNEWMPEDMLRTHIAWKQAAGPYQKAVRQFGDTLRDAGLGVWPRKLAQSSHSDDGGIICTSI from the exons ATGGGGCACCCGATGTGGAAGAGAGCAGCCTGGTTGCTCTCTCGGAAGAAGAACTCAGTGGTCCGGCTGAATGAGCTGCGACCGGGTCTTCGCTACGACACGGTGTCGCAGACCGGCCCGCCACATGCCCCCGTGTTTGCGGTGGCCGTGGATGTGAACGACCTCCACTTCGAGGGTAGGGGAAACACGAAAAAACAAGCCAAGATGAGGGCGGCTGAGCTGGCTCTCAAGTCCTTCGTCCAGTTCCCCGAAGCAGGCTTGGAGGGTGTCGGGACCGTCGAGGATGATTTCACAAATGATCATCTGGATCAGTCAGAAATGTTCTGCGCAGGGCACACAG AAGGTGAAAAGTGGACATGCGTCTTAAAGAAGGAGCTCTTGTCCTGGAGCCGCAGTCCATGCAGTCCAGGGGGAGCAATCAGCACCTGGCTTTTAAGGAGACTTGGTCCGGTGGGGGTGCTTGGTGAACTGCGACCGGGTCTGCGCTACTTTTGCCTGACTGAGCGACTTCACGGCCGGCCCGATAGGCGTTTCATCGCAGCAGTCCGGGTAGAGGGACGGATATTCGAAGGCTGCGGCCCTAGTAAAAGAGCTGCCGAGGCCCGGGCGGCAGCCGCCGTTCTGAGCTCTCTCTACGACATTGGTGTGGGCCCCGAGAGGAAGGTGATGGCCCTCCAGGGGGACAAACAGCAACTACCTCAG TTTTTTGCAGAGTCCATCGTCCATCTTGTGAGACAAAAATATGAGCAGTTAATGgaccaaactccacacaacatGGCTGCTTTCATCATGACAAGAG GGTTTGAGGCGAACACAGCAGAGGTGGTTTCCATGGCAACGGGGACCAAGTGTTTGGACTGGGACGGCGGTTGTCATGACGACAGTGTGTTGCGTGACTGTCATGCCGAGGTTGTGTGCAGGAGGGCGTTGTTGCGCTTCTTATACACTCAGATGGAGATGCTCCGATG TCCTCCAGACGAGACTGTTGCGAGCTCGGAGTCCATCTTTGAACCGGCGACTGGTCGCCGGGGGGTCTTCAGACTGCGAGACCACATTGGATTCCACATGTTTGTCACCTCGTCTCCGTGTGGAGATGCTAGACTCAACTGCCCATACGAAAACTACGCCTCAC CCCCCATGATGATGCACGAGTTGCGCTGTGGCCTCAGGACCAAGGTGGGGGGCGGACAGGGGTCTTTACCCATCACAGCTCGACCAGCCAATCAGAAGACAGCGGGAGTGTCGTCGAGTAAACCCCAAGTCAGCATGTCCTGCACGGACAAAATAGCAAA GTGGTGCGCCGTGGGCCTTCAGGGAGCGCTATTGTCTCACCTGATAGAGCCTGTGTACCTTTACAGCTTGACGGTGGCGACattgagccacaccggccaccTCCAACGCGTCCTGACTCGCCGTCTCGCACCCAATAAACGCCACGCCGCACCCTACCGACGAAAGCTGCCACTACTCGCAT GTTTAAGCATGAAGGAATGTCACGCTGGTGGGAATCCATCTCGTGTCAGCATAAACTGGAGCAGCGGTGAGAGCGACACAGAGGAGCTCAGCACCTCATCGGGGTTGTGTAGCCCCTGCGGGACTCCGTCCAGACTCAGCGGCCGTCGTTTCTTCGCCCACTGGCAGCGTCTGCACAGGCGG TTCAACGAGTGGATGCCAGAGGATATGCTGAGGACGCACATCGCTTGGAAGCAGGCGGCCGGTCCATACCAAAAGGCCGTGCGGCAGTTCGGCGATACCCTACGGGATGCGGGGCTCGGGGTGTGGCCCAGGAAACTTGCGCAAAGCTCTCATAGCGACGACGGCGGTATAATATGTACATCAATATAA